Proteins from a genomic interval of Bacteroidales bacterium:
- a CDS encoding leucyl aminopeptidase family protein, with protein sequence MKISTTKQKTYHKVYLDYSLDIIERLAFTEKEVVYIKEKYLTDKKKQIIVLNRFDEKLFLCLCQNDDLENFRCLGNDIQKYINEDKKTIFSFESFIDNEDFSFAFLEGLILGNYAFDKYLSKKKEKIEHIIILSAFSKENTVLLLNLCDAVIIARDLVNEPVTAVNSIIFAEKVKELGKTAGFKVDIFNKTKLESLKFGGLLAVNKGSIDPPTFSIMEWKPRNHINKKPYIFVGKGVTYDSGGMNIKTDRYMEDMKSDMAGGAVVAALLYIVAKSELPIHVIGLVPATDNRLNGNAMVSGDIITMFNGKTVEITNTDAEGRLILADALSFADKYLPELIIDIATLTGAASRAIGPYGIVAMGKDFGNNMSLLNSAGNQVYERIVEFPFWEEYDKLNMSEIADVNNVSSGGYAGAITAGKFLANFTESPYIHLDIAGPAFIKKRMEYRVSGATGCGVRLLFTFLKNLLNNNY encoded by the coding sequence ATGAAAATATCCACTACAAAACAAAAAACATATCATAAGGTATATCTTGATTATAGTTTAGATATAATAGAACGACTTGCTTTTACTGAAAAAGAAGTTGTATATATCAAGGAAAAATATTTAACTGATAAAAAGAAACAAATAATTGTTTTAAACAGGTTTGATGAAAAATTGTTTCTCTGTTTATGTCAAAATGATGATTTGGAAAATTTCAGATGTTTGGGGAATGATATTCAGAAGTATATTAATGAAGATAAAAAAACCATTTTTTCTTTTGAAAGTTTTATTGATAATGAAGATTTCTCATTTGCTTTTCTTGAAGGTTTAATTCTCGGCAATTACGCTTTCGACAAATATCTTTCAAAAAAGAAAGAAAAAATCGAACATATTATCATTCTATCTGCTTTTTCTAAAGAAAACACAGTCTTGTTATTAAATCTTTGTGATGCAGTAATTATTGCTCGTGATTTGGTTAATGAACCTGTTACAGCAGTAAATTCAATTATTTTTGCCGAAAAAGTAAAAGAATTAGGTAAAACCGCAGGGTTTAAAGTTGACATCTTTAATAAAACAAAATTAGAAAGTTTGAAATTCGGCGGATTACTCGCTGTAAATAAAGGAAGTATAGATCCTCCTACTTTTTCTATAATGGAATGGAAACCAAGAAATCATATCAACAAAAAACCTTATATATTTGTCGGTAAAGGTGTTACTTATGATTCAGGGGGAATGAATATTAAGACAGACAGATATATGGAAGACATGAAGAGCGACATGGCTGGTGGTGCTGTTGTTGCAGCACTTTTATATATTGTTGCAAAATCAGAATTACCGATTCATGTCATCGGCCTTGTCCCTGCAACTGATAATAGACTTAATGGAAACGCTATGGTCAGCGGAGATATTATTACAATGTTCAATGGAAAGACTGTGGAAATTACTAACACTGATGCGGAGGGACGACTAATTCTTGCCGATGCTTTGAGTTTTGCGGACAAATATTTGCCGGAGCTTATTATTGATATTGCAACCTTAACCGGCGCAGCTTCAAGAGCAATCGGACCTTATGGAATTGTTGCAATGGGTAAAGATTTCGGAAATAATATGTCTTTATTAAATTCTGCCGGCAATCAAGTTTATGAAAGAATTGTAGAATTTCCTTTCTGGGAAGAATACGACAAACTTAACATGTCTGAAATTGCAGATGTTAACAATGTAAGCTCAGGAGGCTATGCAGGAGCTATTACTGCAGGAAAGTTTTTGGCCAATTTTACCGAATCTCCTTATATTCATTTGGATATTGCGGGCCCTGCTTTCATCAAGAAAAGAATGGAATACAGAGTATCCGGAGCTACAGGTTGCGGTGTAAGATTATTATTTACGTTTCTAAAAAATCTTTTAAATAATAATTATTAA